From one Gossypium hirsutum isolate 1008001.06 chromosome D08, Gossypium_hirsutum_v2.1, whole genome shotgun sequence genomic stretch:
- the LOC107910410 gene encoding NAC domain-containing protein 41 isoform X2, with the protein MSSIDGNSHIVGYRFHPTDKELVDHYLWNKILDRDSLVQAIKEVDSLFNKDPWELPGWSKIQSADQVWYFFSRRGDNKRVKRTTDKGFWKVTGKPRKVKGKKGFAAKKSLVFYEGRTPNAKWTPWVIHEYTFTSTLVDNREGIFLCKLKKKEDETANASSSESCQPSLVADEEIPDYSTMFNPDEMLDTLKERDREHELEVDEQQQPSCLEFTHLQDVTTNCDGLPHLSKEENDDESWIGYLVDDDEFNPDELNLGNDCCNLALVDASATCPGEPSRKRSRCEAGVLCGAIEKEECQPMAVSNSMMLDAHGDSKKHQPLAMVNAPNVTSSSVKQDPHGRDRMVSLNNESREMDIPDVESIVDPHSIVRATRFHNPYYQKLGEQEDDAKRINKRGKFCRKIASQDKAIDVKQHATAVNLPIIMESNGEDLVLPSQLAA; encoded by the exons ATGAGTAGCATCGATGGTAACAGCCACATAGTGGGATACAGATTCCACCCAACTGACAAAGAACTCGTGGACCATTACCTATGGAACAAAATCCTCGACCGTGATTCTCTCGTCCAAGCTATAAAAGAGGTCGATTCTCTTTTCAACAAAGATCCTTGGGAACTACCCG GTTGGTCTAAAATACAATCAGCTGATCAAGTGTGGTATTTCTTTTCCCGGCGAGGAGACAACAAACGGGTGAAGAGGACAACGGATAAAGGGTTCTGGAAAGTGACGGGAAAGCCTCGGAAGGTAAAGGGGAAAAAAGGGTTTGCTGCCAAGAAATCTTTGGTTTTTTATGAGGGTCGTACCCCTAATGCAAAGTGGACACCTTGGGTCATCCACGAGTATACTTTCACCTCTACTCTTGTTGATAACAGA GAGGGCATTTTTCTCtgtaaattgaagaaaaaagaagatgaaaCAGCCAATGCTTCAAGTAGTGAAAGTTGTCAGCCAAGTCTGGTTGCAGACGAGGAGATTCCTGAT TACTCAACCATGTTTAATCCTGACGAGATGCTTGACACATTGAAAGAACGAGACAGAGAGCATGAGTTGGAGGTGGATGAGCAGCAGCAGCCCTCTTGCTTGGAATTCACTCATTTGCAGGACGTTACCACTAACTGTGATGGGCTTCCACACCTGTCTAAGGAAGAGAATGATGATGAGTCATGGATTGGATATTTAGTGGATGATGATGAATTCAATCCTGATGAACTTAATCTTGGAAACGACTGCTGCAATTTGGCCTTAGTTGATGCGAGTGCGACCTGCCCTGGAGAGCCCTCTAGGAAAAGATCACGCTGTGAAGCTGGGGTACTATGCGGAGCCATTGAAAAGGAAGAATGCCAACCAAtg GCGGTGAGCAATTCAATGATGCTTGATGCACATGGTGATTCAAAGAAACACCAACCATTGGCAATGGTTAATGCACCAAATGTGACTTCAAGTTCTGTAAAGCAAGATCCCCATGGGAGGGACAGGATGGTATCTCTCAATAATGAATCCAGGGAAATGGATATCCCTGATGTCGAGTCAATTGTTGATCCGCACAGTATTGTTCGTGCTACAAGATTCCACAACCCTTACTATCAAAAATTAGGAGAGCAAGAAGATGATGCAAAAAGAATCAATAAACGGGGAAAGTTTTGCAGAAAAATAGCCTCCCAAGACAAG GCTATAGATGTAAAACAACATGCCACTGCTGTTAATCTTCCTATTATTATGGAATCTAACG GAGAAGATTTGGTTCTTCCATCTCAACTTGCTGCATGA
- the LOC107910410 gene encoding uncharacterized protein isoform X1 → MSSIDGNSHIVGYRFHPTDKELVDHYLWNKILDRDSLVQAIKEVDSLFNKDPWELPGWSKIQSADQVWYFFSRRGDNKRVKRTTDKGFWKVTGKPRKVKGKKGFAAKKSLVFYEGRTPNAKWTPWVIHEYTFTSTLVDNREGIFLCKLKKKEDETANASSSESCQPSLVADEEIPDYSTMFNPDEMLDTLKERDREHELEVDEQQQPSCLEFTHLQDVTTNCDGLPHLSKEENDDESWIGYLVDDDEFNPDELNLGNDCCNLALVDASATCPGEPSRKRSRCEAGVLCGAIEKEECQPMAVSNSMMLDAHGDSKKHQPLAMVNAPNVTSSSVKQDPHGRDRMVSLNNESREMDIPDVESIVDPHSIVRATRFHNPYYQKLGEQEDDAKRINKRGKFCRKIASQDKAIDVKQHATAVNLPIIMESNGKRKTAEHSYRHMRLQMHLNELSDCDKKSFLHVQI, encoded by the exons ATGAGTAGCATCGATGGTAACAGCCACATAGTGGGATACAGATTCCACCCAACTGACAAAGAACTCGTGGACCATTACCTATGGAACAAAATCCTCGACCGTGATTCTCTCGTCCAAGCTATAAAAGAGGTCGATTCTCTTTTCAACAAAGATCCTTGGGAACTACCCG GTTGGTCTAAAATACAATCAGCTGATCAAGTGTGGTATTTCTTTTCCCGGCGAGGAGACAACAAACGGGTGAAGAGGACAACGGATAAAGGGTTCTGGAAAGTGACGGGAAAGCCTCGGAAGGTAAAGGGGAAAAAAGGGTTTGCTGCCAAGAAATCTTTGGTTTTTTATGAGGGTCGTACCCCTAATGCAAAGTGGACACCTTGGGTCATCCACGAGTATACTTTCACCTCTACTCTTGTTGATAACAGA GAGGGCATTTTTCTCtgtaaattgaagaaaaaagaagatgaaaCAGCCAATGCTTCAAGTAGTGAAAGTTGTCAGCCAAGTCTGGTTGCAGACGAGGAGATTCCTGAT TACTCAACCATGTTTAATCCTGACGAGATGCTTGACACATTGAAAGAACGAGACAGAGAGCATGAGTTGGAGGTGGATGAGCAGCAGCAGCCCTCTTGCTTGGAATTCACTCATTTGCAGGACGTTACCACTAACTGTGATGGGCTTCCACACCTGTCTAAGGAAGAGAATGATGATGAGTCATGGATTGGATATTTAGTGGATGATGATGAATTCAATCCTGATGAACTTAATCTTGGAAACGACTGCTGCAATTTGGCCTTAGTTGATGCGAGTGCGACCTGCCCTGGAGAGCCCTCTAGGAAAAGATCACGCTGTGAAGCTGGGGTACTATGCGGAGCCATTGAAAAGGAAGAATGCCAACCAAtg GCGGTGAGCAATTCAATGATGCTTGATGCACATGGTGATTCAAAGAAACACCAACCATTGGCAATGGTTAATGCACCAAATGTGACTTCAAGTTCTGTAAAGCAAGATCCCCATGGGAGGGACAGGATGGTATCTCTCAATAATGAATCCAGGGAAATGGATATCCCTGATGTCGAGTCAATTGTTGATCCGCACAGTATTGTTCGTGCTACAAGATTCCACAACCCTTACTATCAAAAATTAGGAGAGCAAGAAGATGATGCAAAAAGAATCAATAAACGGGGAAAGTTTTGCAGAAAAATAGCCTCCCAAGACAAG GCTATAGATGTAAAACAACATGCCACTGCTGTTAATCTTCCTATTATTATGGAATCTAACGGTAAGAGGAAAACAGCTGAACATAGCTACAGACATATGAGACTGCAGATGCATTTGAATGAGTTATCTGACTGTGATAAAAAAAGCTTTCTTCATGTGCAGATATAA
- the LOC107910381 gene encoding uncharacterized protein, with the protein MMKTMGMSSFSSSTFLFTPLHFANGGSSSRSYHAHIPKNTATIFLSSSLLLLSQSAHFPSLSVFPNIDSNRLRASAFNKGRKGGGGTTLFEMDGSDEDNDGDEFIDFDDEFDEDDEDGDEAMFLPLGKMKKWLENKPRGFGEGKVYDTSIEEKLLEEIEQSRQAQTVNVNNLKNNPVKPGSKKGDQQNKKAESVPSGIRVRVGNLPKKKNIHRDLKAAFDGVSGIINISPAVSGNKKTKDPVCKGFAFVEFKHEVDAIRFVQIFSGHNLTFGRIQKQIKCEMINSLSHSPAHEELWDNGSITDEVAISHFVDGPNANFDMKNSSSDLSLESVSDEVDDHDDELVSDEFDDLDDELVSDEFDDQDDEFDEVEVGEGRNNLNAISEAEASTADIMEPRFKRAAADLIALTPLERIRALEQKLLARGKQQRVPKEQKGQKLERFGSNNKKKVVAKQNQQKVTKEQKVQKLDIPGSAKRLKIKEKAQLTGAFSKYGLKTPSNSKEES; encoded by the exons ATGATGAAGACGATGGGAATGTCTTCATTTTCTAGTTCGACGTTTCTCTTTACTCCTCTTCACTTTGCCAATGGCGGCAGCAGCAGCAGAAGCTACCACGCTCATATCCCGAAGAACACAGCCActatctttctctcttcttctttgcTTCTACTTTCCCAATCAGCCCATTTCCCTTCTCTTTCTGTTTTCCCTAATATAGATTCCAATAGATTGCGGGCTTCTGCTTTTAACAAAGGAAGAAAAGGCGGCGGTGGCACTACCCTCTTCGAAATGGATGGTTCTGACGAGGACAACGACGGCGACGAATTCattgattttgatgatgaattcgaCGAAGACGATGAGGACGGCGATGAGGCCATGTTTCTTCCGCTTGGTAAAATGAAGAAGTGGCTCGAGAACAAGCCCCGAGGGTTCGGTGAAGGGAAAGTGTACGATACTTCTATTGAAGAAAAACTGCTTGAAGAAATAGAGCAAAGCAGACAAGCACAAACGGTTAATGTCAACAACCTTAAAAACAATCCTGTCAAGCCTGGTTCCAAGAAAGGTGATCAGCAAAACAAGAAAG CTGAAAGTGTTCCAAGTGGAATTCGTGTGAGAGTGGGCAATCTTCCTAAGAAAAAGAATATTCACAGGGATTTGAAAGCTGCTTTCGATGGGGTTTCTGGGATAATTAATATATCTCCAGCTGTTTCTGGGAATAAGAAGACTAAAGACCCTGTTTGCAAAGGTTTTGCCTTCGTTGAATTTAAGCATGAGGTGGATGCAATTAG GTTTGTGCAAATTTTCTCTGGACATAATCTCACCTTTGGTAGGATTCAGAAGCAAATAAAATGTGAGATGATAAATTCACTTTCGCACAGTCCTGCTCATGAAGAATTGTGGGACAATGGATCAATCACAGATGAAGTGGCAATTTCTCACTTCGTAGATGGTCCGAATGCTAATTTCGATATGAAGAACTCTTCCTCAGATTTATCATTGGAAAGTGTATCTGATGAAGTTGACGACCATGATGATGAACTTGTATCTGATGAATTTGATGATCTGGATGATGAGCTTGTATCTGATGAATTTGATGACCAAGATGATGAGTTTGATGAAGTAGAAGTAGGAGAAGGTAGAAACAATCTTAATGCTATTAGTGAAGCAGAGGCAAGTACTGCTGATATCATGGAACCGAGGTTTAAGCGTGCAGCTGCTGATTTGATCGCCTTAACTCCGCTGGAACGAATTAGGGCTCTTGAGCAAAAGCTACTTGCAAGAGGGAAACAGCAAAGAGTTCCAAAAGAACAAAAAGGTCAAAAGCTAGAAAGATTTGGGTCTAATAATAAGAAAAAGGTAGTTGCTAAACAAAACCAACAAAAAGTTACGAAAGAGCAAAAGGTTCAAAAGCTCGATATTCCAGGATCTGCGAAGAG GTTAAAGATTAAGGAAAAGGCACAGCTAACAGGGGCCTTCTCCAAATATGGGTTGAAAACTCCTTCGAATTCCAAGGAAGAGTCGTAG
- the LOC107910390 gene encoding soluble inorganic pyrophosphatase 1 isoform X2, which translates to MSESTEAPRPRLNERILSAMSKRSVAAHPWHDLEIGSEAPTVFNCVVEISKGSKVKYELDKKTGMIKVDRILYSSVVYPHNYGFIPRTLCEDNDPMDCLVIMQEPVLPGCFLRARALGLMPMIDQGEKDDKIIAVCADDPEYKHFTDIKDLPPHRLTEIRRFFEDYKKNENKEVAVNDILPVNTAIEAIQYSMDLYNEYIIQTLKQ; encoded by the exons atgaGTGAATCGACTGAAGCTCCACGCCCCCGTCTAAATGAGAGGATCCTATCGGCTATGTCAAAGAGATCGGTAGCTGCACATCCATGGCATGATCTTGAGATTG GATCTGAAGCTCCAACCGTTTTCAATTGT GTTGTGGAGATATCAAAAGGCAGTAAGGTGAAATATGAACTTGACAAAAAGACCGGAATGATTAAG GTTGATCGGATTTTGTATTCCTCAGTAGTCTATCCTCACAATTATGGTTTCATCCCTCGCACGCTATGCGAAGACAATGATCCCATGGATTGTTTGGTTATCATGCAG GAGCCAGTTCTTCCTGGATGTTTTCTGCGAGCCAGAGCCCTTGGACTGATGCCCATGATTGACCAG GGGGAGAAAGATGATAAGATCATTGCAGTTTGTGCAGATGATCCAGAATACAAACATTTCACCGATATCAAAGATCTTCCCCCTCATCGCCTTACCGAGATCCGCCGTTTCTTTGAAGATT ACAAGAAAAATGAGAACAAGGAGGTTGCAGTCAATGATATTTTACCTGTAAACACAGCTATTGAAGCCATCCAGTATTCAAT GGACCTTTACAACGAGTACATTATACAAACACTGAAGCAATAG
- the LOC107910390 gene encoding soluble inorganic pyrophosphatase 1 isoform X1 — protein MSESTEAPRPRLNERILSAMSKRSVAAHPWHDLEIGSEAPTVFNCVVEISKGSKVKYELDKKTGMIKVDRILYSSVVYPHNYGFIPRTLCEDNDPMDCLVIMQEPVLPGCFLRARALGLMPMIDQGEKDDKIIAVCADDPEYKHFTDIKDLPPHRLTEIRRFFEDYKKNENKEVAVNDILPVNTAIEAIQYSMYASSLKECHHRREFLSLNLMDSPLALQLLVSVVLFGSISD, from the exons atgaGTGAATCGACTGAAGCTCCACGCCCCCGTCTAAATGAGAGGATCCTATCGGCTATGTCAAAGAGATCGGTAGCTGCACATCCATGGCATGATCTTGAGATTG GATCTGAAGCTCCAACCGTTTTCAATTGT GTTGTGGAGATATCAAAAGGCAGTAAGGTGAAATATGAACTTGACAAAAAGACCGGAATGATTAAG GTTGATCGGATTTTGTATTCCTCAGTAGTCTATCCTCACAATTATGGTTTCATCCCTCGCACGCTATGCGAAGACAATGATCCCATGGATTGTTTGGTTATCATGCAG GAGCCAGTTCTTCCTGGATGTTTTCTGCGAGCCAGAGCCCTTGGACTGATGCCCATGATTGACCAG GGGGAGAAAGATGATAAGATCATTGCAGTTTGTGCAGATGATCCAGAATACAAACATTTCACCGATATCAAAGATCTTCCCCCTCATCGCCTTACCGAGATCCGCCGTTTCTTTGAAGATT ACAAGAAAAATGAGAACAAGGAGGTTGCAGTCAATGATATTTTACCTGTAAACACAGCTATTGAAGCCATCCAGTATTCAATGTATGCCTCTTCCTTAAAAGAATGCCATCATAGAAGGGAATTCCTAAGTCTAAATCTGATGGACAGTCCCCTTGCTCTACAATTATTAGTCAGTGTTGTTCTTTTTGGTTCTATATCTGATTAA